One part of the Raphanus sativus cultivar WK10039 chromosome 7, ASM80110v3, whole genome shotgun sequence genome encodes these proteins:
- the LOC108817582 gene encoding pentatricopeptide repeat-containing protein At1g74750-like, whose product MIRAKQISSLSSSARSFFLGGTRSSAADGNSCTSAEDERCVLTRRHQTRPEALHTGNRVFTRPSPLPLHVSPPVLPVKPDPVNHKIPPLSDGTEVCLVDPTLPITSVKSSNVKAIGREHLGEVYTTSASKDSSEGAPPINASSDVSSTTTTVSGKRKNMAPKDDKGLSEPSGEMVRMTPAPRQYCNSGYVVENVSSILRRFKWGPAAEEALHNSGVKMDAYQANQVLKQMDNYANALGFFYWLKTQPGFKHDGHTYTTMVGNLGRAKQFGEINELLNEMVRDGCQPNTVTYNRLIHSYGRANYLEEAMDVFTQMQEAGCEPDRVTYCTLIDIHAKAGFLDIAMDMYQRMQAAGLSPDTFTYSVIINCLGKAGHLPAAHRLFCEMVDQGCTPSLVTFNIMIALHAKARNYQSALKLYRGLRSAGFRPDKVTYSIVMEVLGHCGFLEEAEGVFTEMQCKNWVPDEHVYGLLVDLWGKAGNVEKSWQWYQAMLHAGLRPNVPTCNSLLSTLLRGHRLSEAYNLLQSMLALGLQSSLQTYTLLLSCCTDARSNFDLGFCGQLMAVSGHPAHMFLLKMPPAGSDGQKVREHVSSFLDYMHSEDRESKRGLIDAVVEFLHKSGLKEEACLVWEVAAVKNVYPDALTEKSSSYWLINLHVMSEGTAVTALSRTLAWFRKQMLVSGECPSRIDIVTGWGRRSRVTGTSMVRQAVEELLNVFNFPFFTENGNSGCFVGCGEPLKNWLHESYVERMHLL is encoded by the coding sequence ATGATCCGTGCAAAGCAGATCAGTAGTCTTTCAAGTTCAGCAAGATCATTTTTCCTTGGTGGAACAAGATCTAGTGCAGCTGATGGAAACTCTTGCACATCCGCAGAGGATGAACGCTGCGTCTTGACTAGACGCCATCAAACTAGGCCTGAAGCTTTACACACTGGGAACAGAGTTTTCACCCGACCATCTCCTCTTCCTCTCCATGTTTCCCCTCCTGTTTTGCCTGTGAAACCAGACCCTGTTAATCATAAGATCCCACCACTATCTGATGGAACTGAAGTCTGTTTGGTCGATCCTACTCTGCCTATTACTAGTGTTAAGTCCTCAAATGTCAAAGCCATTGGTAGAGAGCATCTCGGTGAAGTCTACACTACGTCTGCTTCCAAAGATTCATCAGAGGGAGCTCCTCCTATAAACGCCTCAAGTGATGTGTCCTCAACCACAACTACTGTCTCTGGAAAGAGGAAAAACATGGCCCCAAAGGATGACAAAGGTCTCAGTGAACCCTCAGGGGAAATGGTGAGAATGACACCAGCACCTAGGCAGTATTGTAACTCCGGATACGTCGTTGAAAACGTTTCCAGCATACTGCGGAGATTCAAATGGGGCCCTGCTGCTGAAGAGGCCCTTCACAATTCTGGTGTCAAGATGGATGCATACCAAGCTAACCAAGTCCTTAAGCAGATGGATAACTATGCAAACGCTCTTGGCTTCTTCTACTGGCTGAAAACACAACCCGGGTTTAAGCATGATGGGCACACTTACACCACTATGGTTGGTAACCTTGGTCGTGCAAAGCAGTTCGGTGAGATAAACGAGCTTCTCAACGAGATGGTTAGAGACGGTTGTCAGCCAAACACCGTCACATACAACCGTCTTATCCACAGCTACGGCCGTGCGAATTACCTCGAAGAAGCCATGGATGTTTTCACTCAGATGCAAGAAGCTGGATGCGAGCCTGACCGTGTAACTTATTGCACCCTTATAGACATCCATGCTAAAGCTGGGTTTCTTGACATTGCCATGGACATGTATCAGAGAATGCAAGCGGCAGGGCTTTCTCCTGATACTTTCACATACAGTGTTATTATAAATTGTCTTGGGAAAGCTGGTCATTTACCTGCTGCTCATAGGCTCTTCTGTGAGATGGTTGATCAGGGCTGTACTCCTAGTCTGGTCACGTTCAACATCATGATAGCTTTGCACGCCAAGGCGAGGAACTACCAGAGTGCGTTGAAGCTGTACCGAGGTTTGAGAAGTGCAGGGTTTCGACCTGATAAAGTGACTTACAGTATAGTTATGGAGGTGCTTGGACACTGTGGGTTTCTGGAGGAAGCAGAGGGTGTATTCACTGAGATGCAGTGTAAGAACTGGGTTCCTGATGAACATGTTTACGGTCTTCTTGTGGACTTGTGGGGGAAAGCTGGAAACGTGGAGAAATCTTGGCAGTGGTATCAAGCAATGCTTCACGCTGGTCTAAGACCTAATGTGCCTACATGCAACTCTCTTCTCAGTACTTTGCTTAGGGGTCACAGGCTCTCTGAAGCTTATAATCTATTGCAAAGCATGCTGGCGCTTGGTCTGCAGTCTTCTTTGCAGACATACACATTGCTCTTGAGCTGTTGCACGGATGCTCGTTCGAACTTTGACTTGGGATTCTGTGGCCAGCTGATGGCAGTCTCAGGCCATCCTGCACACATGTTTCTCCTCAAAATGCCACCTGCGGGTTCAGATGGCCAAAAGGTGCGTGAACACGTCAGCAGCTTCCTTGATTACATGCACAGCGAGGACAGAGAGAGCAAGAGGGGACTCATTGATGCAGTGGTGGAGTTTCTTCACAAGTCAGGACTGAAAGAAGAGGCGTGCTTGGTCTGGGAAGTGGCTGCAGTTAAGAATGTGTATCCAGATGCATTGACAGAGAAAAGCAGCAGCTACTGGCTAATAAATCTCCATGTGATGTCAGAAGGAACTGCAGTCACCGCACTGTCTAGGACACTTGCGTGGTTCCGTAAGCAGATGTTGGTTTCAGGAGAATGTCCTTCACGGATTGATATAGTAACTGGTTGGGGAAGACGAAGCAGAGTCACAGGCACTTCAATGGTGAGGCAAGCAGTTGAGGAACTGCTCAATGTCTTTAACTTCCCATTTTTCACTGAGAATGGTAACTCAGGCTGTTTTGTTGGATGTGGAGAGCCTCTCAAGAATTGGTTGCATGAATCATATGTTGAGAGGATGCATTtgctctag
- the LOC108816486 gene encoding zinc finger protein BRUTUS-like At1g74770, translated as MADGGHIHPLPPENASAVATVENTKLADAPVLFFVYFHKAFRAQLVELRRLASDADESGSFSVDLAGELCRKFEFLKLVYKYHSAAEDEVIFLALDARVKNIVSNYSLEHDGTDDLFTSIFHWLNVLEHELGSISDVLREVILCIGTIQSSVSQHMLKEERQVFPLLIEKFTFQEQASLVWQFICSVPVMVLEDFLPWMMSYLSHEERNEVVNCMKDVVPTEDSLQQVISSWLVDCGASTKILKQVQYEDVSKDTKNLSRSGCFQRLWQWSKKPVFIPNVGHSPIHSLQLFQNAVEKDLKDIQEGLCQVNFPSLLLDLDVLMARLNFLADVLVSYSNAFKKFFHPVLEEITDGRSSTANQFTIDGCLETFQRLLYKSADPKMRTDGFILKLQQELESLIVQVANQFSIQRREVFPIISKNCNHEMQRQLLYTSMHVLPLGLLKCVILWFSAHLSEEESQSILSFLTLEDSSPKKSFPRLLLQWLRFGYSGKTSVESFWKQLSVTFKIRCFCKKEPTEEASGSFSHQSKLQLCQGTEADLFVCPGKRNKSSTCFLLPAAGDMCQTPYSSRMNQQMLFSGKLKPPPLRLSEFFGEKNVDEPFMMDVKPIDLLFFFHKAMKADLDYLVSGSARLATDFSFLKEFQQRFHLIKFLYQIHSDAEDEIAFPALEAKGKLQNISRSFSIDHELEIKHFDKVSFILNEMSELNMLVSTINSSAANHHRKMKYERLCLSLQEMCQSMHKILSEHFQHEESELWGLFRECFAIEEQEKIIGCMLGRISGEILQDMIPWLMDSLKSDEQHVVMSLWRQATRKTMFVEWLTEWYNGDVIEEEAGEARNDPFGNSDPLEIVWKYLFEGDSQWDRGSIGSKLAETYMEVDKQQLGKTAPNNKEGEDQELSQSKKICREADKKEDKEQTDSTCQTRSPAKTLAMSQKASKFGQSKKYEHLLTMSQEEMAAMIRKISCDSSLDPQKKSYLKQNLLMSRWIISQRIYNQEPPILSSSTDTIKGQHPSYRDPHSLIFGCKHYKRNCKLLAPCCDQLFTCIRCHDEEADHSVDRKQIKKMMCMKCLLIQPIGANCSNILCKSSMGKYFCKICKLYDDERKIYHCPYCNLCRVGKGLGIDYFHCMKCNACMARSLKEHVCREKCLEDNCPICHEYIFTSSAPVKALPCGHLMHSACFQDYTCSHYTCPVCSKSLGDMQVYFRMLDALLAEEKMPDEYSNRTQVILCNDCGRKGEAPYHWLYHKCTSCGSYNSRLL; from the exons ATGGCAGATGGAGGTCATATTCATCCACTTCCGCCGGAAAATGCTTCTGCGGTGGCTACCGTGGAAAACACGAAGCTTGCGGATGCTCCGGTTCTGTTTTTCGTTTACTTCCACAAAGCTTTCCGTGCCCAGCTGGTTGAGCTCCGTCGTTTAGCTTCTGACGCCGATGAATCCGGTTCCTTTAGCGTTGACTTGGCCGGTGAGCTTTGCCGGAAGTTTGAGTTCTTGAAACTTGTATACAAGTATCACAGCGCAGCTGAAGATGAG GTTATCTTCTTGGCGCTGGATGCACGTGTGAAGAACATTGTTTCTAACTATTCGCTTGAGCATGACGGCACAGATGATCTCTTCACCTCAATTTTCCATTGGCTAAATGTTCTTGAACATGAGTTAGGGAGCATATCTGATGTACTTCGTGAAGTTATACTATGTATAGGCACCATTCAGTCATCCGTATCTCAGCATATGCTTAAAGAAGAGCGTCag GTCTTTCCTTTGCTAATTGAGAAGTTCACTTTCCAAGAACAGGCATCACTTGTGTGGCAATTCATTTGTAGTGTTCCAGTGATGGTGCTTGAAGACTTCTTGCCATGGATGATGTCTTATCTCTCTCACGAGGAGAGGAACGAAGTTGTGAACTGCATGAAAGATGTTGTCCCAACTGAAGACTCGTTGCAACAG GTCATAAGCTCTTGGCTGGTGGACTGTGGGGCTTCTACAAAGATCTTGAAACAAGTACAGTATGAAGATGTGTCTAAAGATACCAAGAACTTATCTCGGAGTGGATGTTTTCAACGGCTTTGGCAATGGAGTAAAAAGCCAGTTTTTATCCCAAATGTAGGACACAGCCCTATCCATAGCCTTCAGCTTTTTCAAAATGCAGTTGAAAAAGACTTGAAAGACATTCAAGAAGGATTGTGCCAAGTGAACTTCCCAAGCCTTCTTCTGGACCTTGATGTACTCATGGCTAGATTAAACTTTCTTGCTGATGTTCTTGTTTCTTATAG CAATGCATTTAAGAAGTTCTTTCACCCGGTGTTAGAAGAAATAACAGATGGACGCTCTTCAACTGCCAATCAATTCACCATTGATGGCTGTCTTGAGACTTTTCAGAGACTGTTATACAAAAGTGCTGATCCTAAGATGAGGACAGATGGTTTTATACTGAAACTTCAGCAAGAACTTGAGTCCCTTATAGTCCAAGTAGCAAATCAATTCTCCATACAGAGAAGAGAG GTATTCCCAATCATCAGCAAGAACTGCAACCATGAAATGCAGAGACAGCTCCTATACACAAGCATGCATGTCTTACCTCTTGGATTGCTAAAGTGTGTCATACTATGGTTCTCTGCTCATCTGTCAGAAGAGGAGTCACAATCCATTCTTAGTTTCTTGACCTTGGAAGACTCTTCTCCCAAAAAATCATTTCCACGCCTCTTGTTGCAGTGGCTACGCTTTGGCTACTCAGGCAAAACATCTGTTGAAAGTTTCTGGAAACAGCTGTCTGTAACGTTCAAGATAAGATGTTTCTGCAAAAAGGAACCAACTGAAGAAGCTTCTGGATCCTTCTCCCATCAATCAAAACTCCAACTATGCCAAGGAACTGAAGCTGATTTGTTTGTATGTCCTGGGAAAAGAAACAAGTCTTCAACATGCTTTCTGCTGCCAGCTGCTGGAGACATGTGCCAGACACCTTACTCTAGTAGGATGAATCAGCAAATGCTTTTCTCTGGAAAGCTTAAACCTCCTCCTCTCCGTCTTTCAGAGTTTTTTGGTGAGAAGAATGTTGATGAACCATTCATGATGGATGTTAAACCAATTgatctccttttcttcttccaCAAGGCAATGAAGGCTGATCTGGACTACCTTGTTAGTGGATCAGCTAGATTAGCAACTGACTTTAGTTTCCTTAAGGAATTTCAACAGAGATTCCATCTTATAAAGTTTCTGTATCAGATACACTCTGATGCAGAGGATGAGATTGCATTTCCAGCGCTGGAGGCAAAGGGAAAGCTGCAAAATATTAGCCGCTCGTTTAGTATTGATCATGAGCTAGAGATCAAACACTTTGATAAAGTGTCATTCATTTTGAATGAGATGTCAGAACTGAACATGTTGGTCTCTACTATCAACTCCAGTGCAGCGAACCACCATAGAAAGATGAAGTATGAGCGGTTATGTCTGAGTCTCCAAGAGATGTGCCAATCCATGCACAAGATACTGTCTGAGCATTTCCAGCACGAAGAAAGTGAGCTCTGGGGTCTGTTCAGGGAATGTTTTGCTATTGAAGAACAGGAGAAGATCATAGGATGCATGCTTGGGAGAATAAGCGGAGAGATATTGCAGGATATGATTCCCTGGTTGATGGATTCTTTGAAATCTGATGAACAGCATGTTGTAATGTCCTTGTGGCGCCAAGCGACAAGGAAAACAATGTTTGTGGAATGGCTGACAGAATGGTACAATGGTGATGTCATAGAAGAGGAAGCAGGAGAAGCACGCAATGATCCATTTGGGAATTCAGATCCACTGGAGATTGTCTGGAAGTATCTATTTGAAGGAGATTCTCAATGGGACAGAGGGAGCATTGGCAGCAAACTTGCAGAGACATACATGGAAGTGGATAAGCAACAACTTGGAAAGACTGCACCTAATAACAAAGAGGGCGAAGATCAGGAACTTTCACAAAGTAAAAAGATATGCAGAGAAGCTGACAAAAAGGAGGACAAGGAACAAACTGACTCTACTTGCCAGACCAGAAGTCCTGCAAAAACTCTTGCAATGTCTCAGAAGGCTAGCAAGTTTGGTCAATCCAAGAAATATGAACACTTGTTAACAATGAGTCAAGAAGAAATGGCGGCTATGATTAGGAAAATATCATGTGACTCTTCCCTGGATCCTCAGAAGAAATCATATCTCAAGCAAAACTTGTTAATGAG CCGTTGGATTATTTCACAGCGGATATATAATCAAGAACCACCCATTCTCTCAAGCAGTACAGACACAATTAAAGGTCAGCATCCATCTTATCGTGATCCTCACAGTTTAATCTTTGGATGCAAGCACTACAAGAGGAACTGCAAGCTTCTTGCTCCTTGTTGTGACCAGCTCTTCACGTGTATACGATGCCATGATGAAGAGGCTGATCACTCGGTGGATAG GAAACAGATCAAAAAGATGATGTGCATGAAATGCCTACTGATTCAGCCAATTGGTGCAAATTGCTCAAATATTTTGTGCAAGTCATCAATGGGAAAGTACTTCTGCAAGATATGCAAATTATATGATGATGAAAG GAAAATTTATCATTGTCCCTACTGCAATCTCTGCCGGGTAGGGAAAGGACTAGGCATTGACTACTTCCACTGCATGAAATGCAATGCTTGTATGGCACGTTCCTTAAAAGAGCATGTTTGCAGAGAAAAATGCTTAGAAGATAATTGTCCGATTTGCCATGAGTACATCTTCACCTCCAGCGCTCCGGTGAAGGCTCTTCCATGCGGTCACTTGATGCACTCAGCATGCTTTCAG GATTACACTTGTTCGCATTACACATGCCCTGTCTGCAGCAAGTCTCTAGGAGATATGCAG GTCTACTTTAGGATGTTAGACGCATTGCTAGCTGAAGAAAAGATGCCAGATGAATACTCCAACAGAACTCAG GTGATACTGTGTAATGACTGTGGAAGAAAAGGAGAAGCTCCTTACCATTGGCTATACCACAAATGCACATCTTGTGGCTCCTACAACTCAAGACTCCTTTAG
- the LOC108817378 gene encoding HIPL1 protein, translated as MTLHPSLVLFFLFISCLTLSSRALPLCSDSRAPLEGNSTLSFCPYKGKTCCDSKEDSNLNKQFQSMNISDKNCASVVKSILCSRCDPFSSDLFRDHSDQQSVPVLCNNTGSANSSKDFCSETWETCQNISISGSPFAPSLQGQAGPPMNTNASKLADLWQSKTDFCSAFGGASSNETICFSGEPVTLNDTTPDKPPPGLCLEKIGNGSYLNMVPHPDGSNRAFFSTQPGVVFLAGIPDQDSGGVLDVDPSSPFVDLTDEVHLDTSMGMMGMAFHPKFAQNGRFFASFNCDKSKWPGCTGRCSCNSDVNCDPSKITPDSGSQPCQFQTVIAEYSANGTSSDPSKAKNANPTEVRRIFTMGLPFTSHHAGQILFGPSDGYLYFMMGDGGGGADPYNFSQNKKSLLGKIMRLDVDNIPSASDISRRGLWGNYSIPKDNPFREDKELEPEIWAVGLRNPWRCSFDSSRPSYFMCADVGQDTYEEVDLITKGGNYGWRVYEGPELFHPESSPGGNTSAKSINSIFPVMGYNHSEVDSSGKSASITGGYFYRSETDPCLDGMYLYADLYGNGVWAGIETPANSGNFVSHRITFSCASDSPMKCEDSPGTSGVTLGYIFSFGEDNNKDIYLLTQNGVYRVIRPSRCNLACSKESSTAARRNPGPSVSPSSSSSSCYGFHGSLVSLSLILLALLV; from the exons ATGACGCTTCACCCATCTCTTgtgctcttcttcttgttcatctCATGCTTGACTCTTTCTTCAAGGGCTCTTCCTCTTTGTTCTGATTCAa gagcTCCCTTAGAGGGGAATTCAACATTGAGCTTTTGTCCTTACAAAGGCAAAACATGCTGCGATTCAAAGGAAGATTCAAATCTGAACAAGCAGTTTCAATCTATGAACATTTCAGACAAGAATTGTGCTTCTGTTGTAAAGTCAATCCTTTGTTCT AGATGTGATCCTTTTTCATCAGACTTATTCAGAGACCATTCAGATCAACAATCTGTCCCAGTCCTCTGCAACAATACCGGTTCAGCTAATTCATCAAAAGACTTTTGCTCCGAGACATGGGAGACATGTCAAAACATCTCCATATCAGGCTCTCCTTTTGCTCCCTCGTTACAAGGCCAAGCTGGACCGCCAATGAACACCAATGCCTCCAAGCTTGCTGATCTATGGCAGTCCAAAACCGATTTCTGCAGCGCCTTTGGTGGAGCTAGCTCCAACGAAACCATCTGCTTCAGCGGCGAGCCGGTTACTCTTAACGACACAACTCCTGACAAGCCCCCTCCTGGTCTATGCCTTGAGAAAATAGGAAACGGCTCTTACCTCAACATGGTTCCTCACCCTGATGGCTCAAACCGTGCCTTCTTCTCTACACAACCTGGAGTAGTGTTCTTGGCTGGTATACCGGACCAGGACTCGGGTGGGGTGTTGGATGTGGATCCATCTAGTCCCTTTGTGGATTTGACTGACGAAGTTCATTTGGATACTTCTATGGGAATGATGGGTATGGCTTTTCATCCAAAGTTTGCTCAAAACGGGCGGTTCTTCGCTTCTTTCAACTGTGATAAGTCCAAGTGGCCAGGCTGTACCGGAAGATGCTCATGTAACTCTGATGTGAACTGTGATCCTTCCAAAATAACTCCTGATAGTGGATCTCAACCATGCCAGTTCCAGACTGTTATAGCTGAGTACTCAGCCAATGGTACCTCATCAGACCCTTCTAAG GCAAAGAATGCTAATCCAACTGAAGTCAGGAGGATATTCACAATGGGACTTCCTTTCACATCACACCATGCTGGACAGATTCTCTTTGGTCCTTCAGATGGGTACTTATACTTTATGATGGGAGATGGAGGTGGAGGCGCAGACCCTTATAACTTCTCACAGAACAAGAAGTCTCTGCTTGGGAAGATCATGAGGCTTGATGTAGATAACATTCCTAGTGCTTCTGATATCTCCAGAAGAGGTCTCTGGGGAAACTACTCTATACCTAAAGACAACCCTTTCCGTGAAGACAAGGAGCTTGAGCCTGAGATATGGGCTGTTGGACTGAGAAACCCTTGGAGATGCAGCTTTGATTCTTCTAGGCCTTCCTACTTCATGTGTGCTGATGTTGGACAG GACACGTATGAGGAGGTGGATCTCATTACTAAAGGAGGAAACTACGGTTGGCGTGTTTATGAAGGACCTGAGCTTTTTCATCCTGAGTCATCTCCTGGAGGAAACACATCTGCTAAATCCATAAACTCTATATTTCCAGTGATGGGTTACAACCACTCTGAAGTTGACTCAAGCGGAAAATCAGCTTCAATCACTGGAGGATACTTTTATAGATCAGAGACTGATCCTTGCTTAGATGGAAT GTACTTGTATGCTGATCTTTATGGAAATGGAGTGTGGGCAGGGATTGAAACGCCTGCTAACAGCGGGAACTTTGTGTCACACAGGATAACCTTCAGCTGCGCCAGTGACTCACCAATGAAATGCGAAGATTCTCCGGGGACTTCAGGGGTAACACTAGGCTATATCTTCTCGTTTGGTGAGGACAACAACAAAGACATCTACTTGCTCACACAAAATGGTGTCTATAGAGTTATTAGGCCTAGCCGCTGCAACTTGGCTTGCTCCAAGGAGAGCTCCACAGCGGCTAGAAGAAACCCTGGTCCCTCggtttctccttcttcttcttcgtcttcttgtTATGGTTTCCATGGAAGCTTGGTGTCTTTGTCTTTGATTCTGCTGGCTTTGTTAGTGTAA
- the LOC108836936 gene encoding hydroxyproline O-galactosyltransferase GALT5, which yields MKKPKSSKPEKIDKLDLFSSLWKQRSFRVIIAIGFLYLLMVTVEIPLVFKSWSSSSVSIDSLSRTEQLPRIEITTTTPDPPSKPALNRTDSLVPVLREHRRGLLSSLRFDSETFDPSSKDGSVELHKSAKEAWQLGRKLWEELESGRLEKSVGKPEDKNKTDSCPHSVSLTGSEFMNRENKLMELPCGLTLGSHITLVGRPRKSYPKGGDGSMLVSQFVIELQGLKTVDGEDPPRILHFNPRLKGDWSRRPVIEQNTCYRMQWGSSQRCEGWRSRAEEETVDSHVKCEKWIRDDDNYSEGSRARWWLNRLIGRRKRVKVEWPFPFVEEKLFVLTLSAGLEGYHINVDGQHVTSFPYRTGFTLEDATGLTVNGDIDVHSVVVASLPTSHPSFAPQRHLELSKRWQAPLVPDGPVELFIGILSAGNHFGERMAVRKSWMQHVLITSSKVVARFFVALHGRKEVNVELKKEAEYFGDIVLVPYMDSYDLVVLKTVAICEHGALAYSAKYIMKCDDDTFVKLGAVINEVKKVPEGRSLYIGNMNYYHKPLRGGKWAVTYEEWPEEDYPPYANGPGYVLSSDIARFIVEEFERHKLRLFKMEDVSVGMWVEHFKNTSNPVDYRHSLRFCQFGCVENYYTAHYQSPRQMICLWDKLLRQNKPECCNMR from the exons atgaagAAACCGAAATCGTCGAAACCAGAAAAAATCGACAAGCTGGATCTCTTCTCATCACTATGGAAGCAGAGATCTTTCCGTGTAATCATAGCGATAGGCTTCCTCTATCTCCTCATGGTCACCGTCGAGATACCCCTCGTCTTCAAATCCTGGTCCAGCTCCTCCGTCTCCATCGATTCTCTCTCGAGAACAGAGCAATTGCCCCGAATCGAGATAACAACAACAACCCCTGATCCACCTTCTAAACCGGCCCTTAACCGGACGGACAGCCTCGTCCCGGTCCTCCGCGAGCATCGCCGAGGTCTTCTCTCGAGCCTGAGATTCGACTCGGAGACTTTCGACCCGAGCAGCAAAGACGGGTCGGTGGAGCTTCACAAGTCGGCTAAGGAGGCGTGGCAGCTTGGGAGGAAGCTCTGGGAGGAGCTCGAGTCCGGGAGGCTCGAGAAGTCGGTGGGGAAGCCCGAGGACAAGAACAAAACCGATTCTTGCCCGCACTCTGTTTCGTTAACCGGGTCTGAGTTTATGAACCGGGAGAACAAGCTGATGGAGCTGCCTTGCGGTCTGACGTTGGGATCGCATATCACTTTGGTCGGGAGGCCGAGGAAGAGTTATCCCAAAGGAGGCGATGGGTCTATGCTTGTTTCTCAGTTTGTGATTGAGCTTCAGGGTTTGAAGACTGTCGATGGAGAGGATCCGCCTCGGATCTTGCATTTTAACCCGAGGCTAAAGGGGGATTGGAGCAGGAGGCCTGTGATTGAGCAGAACACTTGTTATAGGATGCAGTGGGGGTCTTCTCAACGGTGTGAAGGGTGGAGGTCAAGAGCTGAGGAAGAGACTG TTGATAGTCATGTGAAGTGTGAGAAGTGGATCCGTGATGATGATAACTACTCGGAAGGGTCTAGGGCGAGATGGTGGTTGAATAGACTTATAGGAAGGAGGAAAAGAGTTAAAGTAGAATGGCCGTTTCCTTTTGTTGAAGAGAAGCTCTTTGTTCTCACTCTTAGCGCTGGTTTAGAAGGTTACCATATCAATGTTGATGGACAGCATGTTACATCTTTCCCTTACCGCACC GGTTTCACACTGGAGGATGCAACAGGACTGACTGTGAACGGAGACATTGATGTTCATTCTGTGGTTGTTGCCTCTCTGCCGACGTCACATCCCAGTTTCGCTCCCCAAAGGCATCTCGAGCTGTCGAAAAGATGGCAGGCGCCTTTAGTCCCCGATGGGCCGGTGGAGCTTTTCATCGGCATTCTTTCAGCAGGCAATCATTTCGGAGAACGGATGGCTGTGAGGAAGTCATGGATGCAGCATGTTCTTATCACATCTTCAAAAGTTGTTGCTCGTTTCTTTGTTGCACTC CATGGGAGGAAAGAGGTGAATGTGGAACTAAAGAAGGAAGCAGAGTACTTTGGGGACATTGTGCTTGTTCCGTACATGGATAGCTATGATCTTGTCGTCCTTAAAACTGTTGCCATATGTGAACACGGA GCTCTTGCATACTCTGCAAAGTACATAATGAAGTGTGACGATGATACATTTGTAAAACTCGGCGCAGTAATCAATGAAGTGAAGAAAGTACCTGAGGGCAGAAGCTTGTACATTGGTAACATGAATTATTACCACAAACCTCTCCGTGGTGGTAAATGGGCAGTCACATACGAG GAATGGCCAGAGGAAGACTATCCACCGTATGCAAATGGACCTGGATATGTTCTATCTTCTGACATTGCACGCTTCATCGTGGAAGAGTTTGAGAGGCACAAACTACGG CTGTTCAAGATGGAGGACGTGAGTGTGGGAATGTGGGTGGAGCATTTCAAAAACACATCAAACCCAGTGGACTACAGACACAGTCTTAGATTTTGCCAGTTCGGTTGTGTTGAGAACTACTACACAGCTCATTACCAGTCTCCAAGACAGATGATATGCTTATGGGACAAGCTCCTAAGACAGAACAAGCCAGAGTGTTGTAACATGAGATGA